A genomic segment from Spinacia oleracea cultivar Varoflay chromosome 3, BTI_SOV_V1, whole genome shotgun sequence encodes:
- the LOC110798431 gene encoding uncharacterized protein, giving the protein MDLEEWDLLSDEGFIDLHEKNSGANKFCPKSTTSVIDMNYFEKLSEPEKKKMKNSRVIPVPIQLDQSIGEIPEEVIKLPIDDDQTPKSDEADFVEPASKVFFKKLKENEFVDMKMDSPKSLNRGILAQIDVGSYQFEKVEEKKEGDKDEDDKKSNEEGLKVWKWAMTGIGALFSFGFAAATISFVVLGNRHKERCNSSNNQELHFQLYAHDKRLKQVVRHATKLNEALSVMRGAPVTRAHITIGGYHEGL; this is encoded by the exons ATGGATCTTGAAGAGTGGGATCTTCTCTCTGATGAAGGGTTTATTGATCTCCATGAAAAAAATAGTGGGGCAAACAAATTTTGCCCAAAATCAACTACAAGTGTAATTGACATGAATTATTTTGAGAAATTGAGTGAGccggagaagaagaagatgaagaattcAAGGGTTATTCCTGTTCCAATTCAGTTGGATCAATCAATTGGGGAAATCCCAGAAGAAGTAATCAAGTTACCAATTGATGATGATCAAACACCAAAATCTGATGAAGCTGATTTTGTGGAACCAGCTTCAAAAGTTTTCTtcaagaaattgaaggaaaATGAATTTGTCGACATGAAAATGGACTCACCCAAGTCATTAAACAGGGGAATTTTGGCTCAAATTGATGTGGGTAGTTACCAATTTGAGAAAgttgaagaaaaaaaagagggggATAAAGATGAAGATGATAAAAAGAGTAATGAAGAAGGTTTGAAAGTTTGGAAATGGGCGATGACTGGAATTGGTGCTCTTTTCTCATTTGGTTTTGCTGCTGCTActatttcttttgttgttttagGTAACCGACACAAGGAAAGATGCAACTCTTCCAACAATCAGGAGCTTCACTTCCAGCTTTACGCTCATGACAAG AGATTGAAGCAAGTGGTTCGGCATGCCACAAAGCTAAATGAAGCCCTGAGTGTAATGAGAGGTGCACCGGTGACTCGAGCGCACATTACGATTGGGGGTTACCATGAAGGTCTTTAA